A section of the Flavobacterium sp. CG_23.5 genome encodes:
- a CDS encoding methylmalonyl-CoA mutase family protein gives MEQAKPYIPKNKVRIVTAAALFDGHDAAINIMRRIIQSTGVEVIHLGHDRSVEEVVNTAIQEDANAIAITSYQGGHNEYFKYMYDLLQEKGAGQIKIFGGGGGVILPTEIAELQAYGITRIYAPDDGRAMGLQGMINDLVQQSDYPIGDKLTDEMDHLAEKNPKAIARIISSAENHPEVAKQTLDAIHKKNAECKTPVLGITGTGGAGKSSLVDELVRRFLIDFPEKTIGLISVDPSKRKTGGALLGDRIRMNAINNPRVYMRSLATRQSNLALSKYVAEAIQVIKAADYDIIILETSGIGQSDTEIMDHSDVSLYVMTPEFGAATQLEKIDMLDFADLVAINKFDKRGSLDALRDVKKQYQRNHNLWDADLDTLPVFGTIASQFNDPGMNTLYKAIMDKVHEKTNSDLKSTFKITREMSEKIFVIPPHRTRYLSEIAESNRKYDVTAVSQEQVAQKLYGIFKTLESVSGKLPVINKAGIDDDSVLPTALENEKQGVAENKIFLNLLLNQFDKVKMDLDAYNWEIILNWDEKVNKYKNPVYTFKVRDREIKMATHTESLSHSQIPKIALPKYQAWGDILRWCLQENVPGEFPFTAGLYPFKREGEDPSRMFAGEGGPERTNKRFHYVSAGLPAKRLSTAFDSVTLYGNDPHVRPDIYGKIGNAGVSICCLDDAKKLYSGFDLVHAMTSVSMTINGPAPMLLGFFMNAAIDQQCEFYIKENNLEKEVEAKINKIYKEKGVERPHYQGDLPEGNNGLGLMLLGVTGDQVLPFEIYNEIKARTLSQVRGTVQADILKEDQAQNTCIFSTEFALRLMGDVQEYFITKNVRNFYSVSISGYHIAEAGANPITQLAFTLSNGFTYVEYYLSRGMDINDFGPNLSFFFSNGVDPEYAVIGRVARKIWAKAMKIKYGANERAQMLKYHIQTSGRSLHAQEIDFNDIRTTLQALYAIYDNCNSLHTNAYDEAITTPTEESVRRAMAIQLIINKELGLAKNENPIQGAFIIEELTDLVEAAVLAEFDRITERGGVLGAMETMYQRSKIQEESLYYETLKHNGDFPIIGVNTFLSSKGSPTVIPAEVIRATEDEKQYQITMLHHLHQSNQDKVKEQLNDIQEAAIKNENLFEHLMEATKVCSLGQITSALFEVGGQYRRNM, from the coding sequence ATGGAACAAGCAAAACCATATATTCCTAAGAATAAAGTAAGAATTGTAACCGCAGCAGCCCTTTTTGATGGTCATGATGCAGCAATTAATATCATGCGTAGAATTATTCAGTCTACAGGCGTTGAGGTCATTCATTTGGGCCATGACAGAAGCGTGGAAGAAGTAGTGAATACCGCTATTCAAGAAGATGCTAATGCCATTGCAATTACTTCTTACCAAGGTGGACATAACGAATATTTCAAATATATGTATGACTTGCTTCAGGAAAAAGGAGCAGGGCAAATTAAAATATTTGGCGGCGGCGGTGGTGTAATTTTGCCTACCGAAATAGCCGAATTGCAAGCCTACGGAATCACCAGAATTTATGCGCCGGATGATGGTCGTGCCATGGGATTACAAGGGATGATAAATGATTTAGTCCAACAATCTGATTATCCTATTGGAGATAAATTGACGGATGAAATGGATCATTTGGCAGAGAAAAATCCAAAAGCTATTGCCCGAATCATTTCATCTGCAGAGAATCATCCTGAAGTTGCAAAACAGACTTTAGACGCGATTCATAAAAAAAATGCTGAATGTAAAACTCCAGTTCTTGGAATCACAGGAACGGGTGGGGCAGGAAAATCATCTTTGGTTGATGAATTAGTGCGTCGTTTTTTAATAGACTTCCCAGAAAAAACCATTGGATTAATCTCTGTAGATCCATCAAAAAGAAAAACGGGAGGAGCACTTCTTGGTGATAGAATCCGAATGAACGCTATCAATAATCCTCGCGTTTACATGCGTTCACTAGCCACTCGTCAATCAAATTTAGCTTTGTCAAAATATGTAGCCGAAGCGATTCAAGTAATCAAAGCTGCCGATTATGACATTATTATCCTGGAGACTTCCGGAATAGGGCAATCGGATACGGAGATTATGGACCATTCTGATGTTTCCTTATATGTAATGACACCAGAATTTGGAGCTGCGACTCAATTGGAAAAAATCGACATGCTTGATTTTGCTGATTTGGTGGCCATCAATAAATTTGACAAACGCGGTTCTCTTGATGCTTTGAGAGACGTAAAAAAACAATACCAACGCAACCACAATCTTTGGGATGCGGATTTAGATACACTTCCTGTTTTCGGGACAATTGCTTCGCAGTTCAACGACCCGGGAATGAATACGCTTTACAAAGCGATTATGGACAAAGTCCATGAGAAAACAAATTCTGATCTAAAATCTACATTTAAAATCACTCGCGAAATGAGCGAGAAGATTTTTGTCATTCCGCCACACAGAACGCGTTATTTATCTGAAATAGCCGAAAGCAACAGAAAATATGATGTTACGGCGGTAAGTCAAGAACAAGTTGCTCAGAAATTATACGGGATTTTCAAAACGCTGGAAAGTGTTTCAGGAAAATTACCAGTAATTAATAAAGCTGGAATTGATGACGATTCGGTTTTACCAACAGCTTTAGAAAATGAAAAACAAGGAGTTGCTGAAAATAAAATTTTCCTAAATCTTTTACTCAATCAATTTGACAAAGTAAAAATGGATTTGGATGCCTACAATTGGGAAATTATATTGAATTGGGATGAAAAAGTAAACAAATATAAAAATCCGGTTTATACGTTCAAAGTTCGTGATAGAGAAATCAAGATGGCGACGCATACCGAATCGCTTTCCCATTCGCAAATTCCAAAAATAGCTTTGCCAAAGTATCAAGCTTGGGGCGATATTTTACGTTGGTGTTTGCAGGAAAATGTTCCTGGAGAATTTCCTTTTACCGCTGGTTTATATCCATTCAAGCGCGAAGGGGAAGATCCTTCCCGTATGTTTGCAGGTGAAGGTGGACCAGAAAGAACCAACAAACGTTTTCATTATGTGAGCGCAGGATTGCCTGCAAAACGTTTGTCAACAGCTTTTGACAGTGTAACTTTATACGGAAATGATCCACATGTTCGTCCTGATATTTACGGAAAAATCGGGAATGCCGGAGTTTCTATTTGCTGTTTAGATGACGCTAAAAAATTGTATTCTGGTTTTGATTTGGTGCATGCTATGACTTCGGTAAGTATGACTATTAATGGTCCGGCACCGATGTTATTAGGCTTTTTCATGAATGCAGCGATTGACCAACAATGTGAGTTTTACATTAAAGAGAACAATCTCGAAAAAGAAGTTGAAGCAAAAATCAACAAAATATATAAAGAAAAAGGTGTCGAAAGACCACATTACCAAGGCGATTTACCGGAGGGAAATAATGGTTTGGGATTGATGCTTTTGGGGGTTACCGGAGATCAGGTTTTACCTTTTGAAATTTATAATGAAATCAAAGCAAGAACCTTATCACAAGTTCGTGGAACCGTTCAAGCTGATATTTTAAAAGAAGATCAAGCGCAAAATACCTGCATTTTCTCTACTGAATTTGCGTTGCGATTGATGGGTGACGTACAGGAATATTTTATTACTAAGAATGTAAGAAATTTTTATTCGGTTTCTATTTCTGGTTACCACATTGCCGAAGCGGGTGCTAATCCAATTACACAATTGGCTTTCACACTTTCTAATGGTTTCACTTACGTGGAATATTATTTGAGCCGTGGGATGGACATCAATGATTTTGGACCTAACTTATCATTCTTTTTCTCGAATGGAGTTGATCCTGAATATGCAGTAATTGGTCGTGTAGCGCGTAAAATTTGGGCGAAAGCTATGAAAATTAAATACGGCGCCAATGAACGTGCTCAAATGTTGAAATATCATATTCAAACATCAGGTCGTTCTTTGCACGCACAGGAAATTGATTTCAATGATATTCGTACGACTTTACAAGCTTTGTATGCGATTTATGACAACTGTAATTCGTTGCATACCAATGCGTATGATGAAGCTATCACAACGCCAACCGAAGAATCTGTTCGTCGTGCCATGGCGATTCAGCTGATTATCAATAAAGAATTAGGTCTAGCCAAAAACGAAAATCCAATTCAAGGTGCTTTTATCATCGAAGAATTAACAGACTTGGTAGAAGCTGCGGTTTTAGCCGAATTTGATCGAATTACAGAACGTGGAGGTGTTCTTGGTGCTATGGAAACGATGTACCAACGTTCAAAAATTCAAGAAGAAAGTTTGTATTACGAAACCTTGAAACATAACGGTGATTTTCCTATTATTGGGGTTAATACATTCTTGAGTTCTAAAGGTTCTCCAACGGTTATTCCAGCTGAGGTTATTCGTGCTACCGAAGACGAAAAACAATATCAAATCACTATGTTGCACCATTTGCATCAATCAAATCAGGATAAAGTAAAGGAACAATTGAACGACATTCAAGAAGCAGCGATTAAAAACGAAAACTTATTCGAACATTTGATGGAAGCGACGAAGGTTTGTTCTTTGGGACAAATAACTTCGGCTTTGTTTGAAGTAGGCGGACAATATAGAAGAAATATGTAA
- a CDS encoding T9SS type A sorting domain-containing protein, translating to MKISNTIEELGDCCHSSGHSNKKKNKKLGYFSIVLFLLMTSVQMVYAQVPTITSFSPTSAKGGATVTIIGTNFTGATSVKFGTEAAASFTVVNSTTITAVVSSSGESGRIFVTTAAGTAEIINFIFLPPPSCNIVGPLKACFGNNLTYQVEIANSGYNPSSTPLVPELLISFPPGPDNTTNGPMIVSNTPFAYDPVTNSGTLTAELFPGTTTGKILGVLTVNAPGGSCECSASIVITDVNITTTSPPIKCIGGTTTLQVNATSSGIRAYKYTLSRAGFPDIVKDFTPFTTVFFDNLVAGNYTVTVMGDSQSNGLGCTSTVPVVISDPPAIVVSSATGANPKCNGGTDGSLTITASGGTGTLMYSKDNGATYQASNVFSGLAAGTYLWAVKDANDCILKGTVTLTQPTILASSDAHVDVKCNGGKDGSVTLTYIGGTSPYMVNFNGAGFVTQTSPSAYTGLTAGTYTWIVKDANGCIVEGSETIAQPSILVATDAHADVKCNGGRDGSVTVTFSGGTSPYMVNFNGAGFVAQTSPNAYTGLTAGTYTWIVKDANGCIVEGSETIAQPSILVATDAHADVKCNGGRDGSVTVTFSGGTSPYMVNFNGAGFVAQTSPNAYTGLTAGTYTWIVKDANGCIVQGSETIAQPTILVATDAHADVKCNGGRDGSINVTFSGGTSPYMVNFNGAGFVTQTSPNAYTGLAAGTYTWIVKDANGCIMQGSETIAQPTILVATDGHSDVKCNGGTDGSVTVTFSGGTSPYMVNFNGAGYLAQTSPKSYTGLTAGTYTWIVKDANGCIMEGSETIAQPTILVATDGHSDVKCNGGTDGSVTVTFSGGTSPYMVNFNGAGYLAQTSPKSYTGLTAGTYTWIVKDANGCIMQGSETIAQPTILVATDGHSDVKCNGGTDGSVTVTFSGGRSPYMVNFNGAGYLAQTSPKSYTGLTAGTYTWIVKDANGCIMEGSETIAQPTILVATDGHSDVKCNGGTDGSVTVTFSGGTSPYMVNFNGAGYLAQTSPKSYTGLTAGTYTWIVKDANGCIMQGSETIAQPTILVATDAHADVKCNGGTDGSVTVTFSGGTSPYMVNFNGAGYLAQASPKSYTGLTAGTYTWIVKDANGCIIEGSETIAQPTILVVVDTQCDVKCNGGNDGHVTLAFSGGTGPYMVNFNGAGFLAQTSPIAYTDLTAGTYSWVVKDANGCIQSGSKVIRQPSAVVVTDAHTDVKCNGGTDGSVTVTFSGGVSGYMVNFNGAGFVAQTSPKVYTGLAAGTYTWIVQDAYGCEQSGSETIAQPSILVATDAHTDVKCNGGTDGSVTVTFSGGTAPYMVNFNGAGYLAQTSPKAYTGLTAGTYTWIVKDANGCTMQGSETIAQPTILVATDAHSDVKCNGGTDGSVTVTFSGGTSPYMVNFNGAGYLAQTSPKSYTGLTAGTYTWIVKDANGCIMEGSETIAQPTILVATDGHSDVKCNGGTDGSVTVTFSGGTSPYMVNFNGAGYLAQTSPKSYTGLTAGTYTWIVKDANGCIMQGSETIAQPTILVATDGHSDVKCNGGTDGSVTVTFSGGTSPYMVNFNGAGYLAQTSPKSYTGLTAGTYTWIVKDANGCIMQGSETIAQPTILVATDGHSDVKCNGGTDGSVTVTFSGGTSPYMVNFNGAGYLAQTSPKSYTGLTAGTYTWIVKDANGCIMEGSETIAQPTILVATDGHSDVKCNGGTDGSVTVTFSGGTSPYMVNFNGAGYLAQTSPKSYTGLTAGTYTWIVKDANGCIMQGSETIAQPTILVATDGHSDVKCNGGTDGSVTVTFSGGTSPYMVNFNGAGYLAQTSPKSYTGLTAGTYTWIVKDANGCIMQGSETIAQPTILVATDGHSDVKCNGGTDGSVTVTFSGGTSPYMVNFNGAGYLAQTSPKSYTGLTAGTYTWIVKDANGCIMEGSETIAQPTILVATDAHSDVKCNGGTDGSVTVTFSGGTSPYMVNFNGGGYLAQTSPKSYTGLTAGTYTWIVKDANGCIMQGSETIAQPALLVANVTPINPKCCYDPDGSITISATGGTGTLMYSINNGTTYQASNVFSGLLAGTYNWVVKDANNCILRGTVTLTNPPLIVASSILVNPKCNGGTDGSITIIASGGTGTLTYSIDQGLTYQSSNVFTGLAAGEYKWRVKDANGCLLKGTFILTTPPAVTVTATLVNPKCNGGTDGSITVNATGGNAPLMYSLNDGATFQSSNVFTALAAGQYQWAVKESNGCVTKGTVNLSNPALIVASATPTNPKCTGGADGSFTITASGGTGILTYSKDDGLTYQSSNIFSGLAAGVYDWAVKDANGCILKGSVTLVNPQLIAVSVSAVNPSCCVALKDGSITLNATGGTGLLMYSIDNGSTFQTSNFFATLTAGVYNWIVKDANNCQITGIVTLRIPSDPLARPAAKTTADFTAYPVPFKDVLTIRYDFDYISDVKIEMFDALGRVILTKLDTNSYYNKEIMLIPSSTIEQEQVYIVKVTTDKGYATKKVMSGK from the coding sequence ATGAAAATTTCAAATACTATTGAAGAATTGGGTGACTGTTGCCATAGTTCCGGTCATTCAAATAAAAAAAAGAATAAGAAATTAGGATACTTTTCGATAGTGCTGTTTTTACTGATGACATCAGTTCAGATGGTTTATGCGCAAGTTCCTACTATTACAAGTTTTTCACCGACTTCTGCCAAAGGGGGAGCAACGGTTACCATTATAGGAACCAATTTTACTGGTGCTACTTCAGTTAAATTTGGGACAGAAGCGGCCGCTTCATTTACCGTTGTCAATTCCACTACTATAACAGCTGTAGTGTCTTCATCAGGTGAGAGCGGTAGGATTTTTGTAACTACTGCTGCAGGAACTGCTGAAATCATTAACTTTATATTTTTACCACCCCCATCATGTAACATAGTGGGTCCGTTGAAAGCGTGTTTTGGTAATAATCTCACGTATCAAGTAGAAATTGCAAATAGTGGTTATAATCCGAGTTCAACACCGCTAGTTCCGGAGCTTCTCATATCATTCCCCCCGGGGCCAGATAACACTACAAATGGACCAATGATTGTATCGAATACTCCATTTGCTTATGATCCTGTTACAAATTCAGGAACTTTAACAGCAGAGTTATTTCCGGGAACAACGACAGGAAAAATTCTGGGTGTTTTAACCGTTAATGCTCCTGGAGGTAGTTGTGAATGTAGTGCCTCTATCGTAATAACAGATGTAAATATTACAACAACATCGCCTCCTATTAAATGTATTGGAGGGACTACTACTCTTCAAGTTAATGCAACTTCAAGTGGTATTCGGGCTTATAAATATACGCTGAGTCGTGCTGGATTTCCTGATATAGTCAAAGACTTCACGCCGTTCACAACGGTTTTCTTTGATAATCTTGTAGCTGGTAATTATACAGTTACCGTCATGGGTGATAGCCAGAGTAACGGCTTAGGATGTACATCAACAGTACCAGTAGTTATTTCCGATCCACCGGCAATAGTAGTATCATCAGCAACTGGGGCGAATCCTAAATGTAATGGTGGAACCGATGGTTCGCTTACGATTACCGCTTCAGGAGGAACAGGCACATTGATGTATTCCAAAGATAATGGTGCAACTTACCAAGCCTCTAATGTCTTCAGCGGATTAGCTGCTGGAACCTATTTATGGGCGGTAAAAGATGCCAATGATTGTATCTTGAAAGGTACGGTGACGCTCACCCAACCAACTATTTTGGCTTCTAGTGATGCTCATGTTGATGTGAAATGTAACGGAGGCAAAGATGGCTCTGTAACACTTACGTACATTGGCGGAACAAGCCCTTATATGGTGAACTTCAATGGTGCAGGCTTCGTGACTCAAACTTCTCCAAGTGCGTATACAGGTCTTACAGCCGGTACCTACACTTGGATAGTAAAAGATGCGAACGGATGTATTGTAGAAGGTTCAGAAACTATTGCACAACCAAGTATTTTGGTAGCAACAGATGCACATGCTGATGTAAAATGTAACGGTGGAAGAGATGGCTCTGTAACCGTAACATTCAGTGGCGGAACTAGTCCTTATATGGTGAACTTTAATGGTGCAGGCTTCGTGGCTCAAACTTCTCCAAATGCGTATACAGGTCTTACAGCCGGTACTTACACTTGGATAGTAAAAGATGCGAACGGATGTATTGTAGAAGGTTCAGAAACTATTGCACAACCAAGTATTTTGGTAGCAACAGATGCACATGCTGATGTAAAATGTAACGGTGGAAGAGATGGCTCTGTAACCGTAACATTCAGTGGCGGAACTAGTCCTTATATGGTGAACTTTAATGGTGCAGGCTTCGTGGCTCAAACTTCTCCAAATGCGTATACAGGTCTTACAGCCGGTACGTACACTTGGATCGTTAAAGATGCGAACGGATGTATTGTTCAAGGTTCAGAAACTATTGCGCAACCAACTATTTTGGTAGCAACAGACGCACATGCTGATGTAAAATGTAACGGTGGAAGAGATGGATCAATAAACGTAACATTCAGTGGAGGAACAAGTCCTTATATGGTGAACTTCAATGGCGCAGGCTTCGTGACTCAAACTTCTCCAAATGCATATACAGGTCTTGCAGCCGGTACGTACACTTGGATTGTAAAAGATGCCAACGGATGTATTATGCAAGGCTCCGAAACTATTGCACAACCAACTATTTTGGTAGCGACAGATGGACATTCTGATGTGAAATGTAACGGAGGAACTGATGGTTCAGTAACCGTAACATTCAGCGGAGGAACAAGTCCTTATATGGTGAACTTCAACGGTGCAGGCTACTTGGCTCAAACTTCTCCAAAATCGTATACAGGTCTTACCGCCGGTACCTACACTTGGATTGTTAAAGATGCCAACGGATGTATTATGGAAGGTTCCGAAACTATTGCACAACCAACTATTTTGGTAGCAACAGATGGACATTCTGATGTGAAATGTAACGGTGGAACTGATGGTTCAGTAACCGTAACATTCAGCGGAGGAACAAGTCCTTATATGGTGAACTTCAACGGTGCAGGCTACTTGGCTCAAACTTCTCCAAAATCGTACACAGGTCTTACAGCCGGTACGTACACTTGGATTGTAAAAGATGCCAACGGATGTATTATGCAAGGTTCCGAAACTATTGCACAACCGACTATTTTGGTAGCAACAGATGGACATTCTGATGTGAAATGTAACGGAGGAACTGATGGTTCAGTAACCGTAACATTCAGCGGAGGAAGAAGTCCTTATATGGTGAACTTTAATGGTGCAGGCTACTTGGCTCAAACCTCTCCAAAATCGTACACAGGTCTTACAGCCGGTACATATACTTGGATTGTTAAAGATGCCAACGGATGTATTATGGAAGGTTCAGAAACTATTGCACAACCAACTATTTTGGTAGCGACAGATGGACATTCTGATGTGAAATGTAACGGAGGAACTGATGGTTCAGTAACCGTAACATTCAGCGGAGGAACAAGTCCTTATATGGTGAACTTCAACGGTGCAGGCTACTTGGCTCAAACCTCTCCAAAATCGTACACAGGTCTTACCGCCGGTACATACACTTGGATTGTTAAAGATGCGAATGGATGTATTATGCAAGGTTCCGAAACTATTGCACAGCCAACTATTTTGGTAGCAACAGATGCACATGCTGATGTAAAATGTAACGGAGGAACTGATGGTTCAGTAACCGTAACATTCAGCGGAGGAACAAGTCCTTATATGGTGAACTTCAACGGTGCAGGCTACTTGGCTCAAGCCTCTCCAAAATCGTACACAGGTCTTACCGCCGGTACGTACACTTGGATTGTTAAAGATGCCAACGGATGTATAATAGAAGGTTCCGAAACTATTGCACAACCAACTATTTTGGTAGTAGTAGATACTCAGTGCGATGTGAAATGTAATGGAGGAAACGATGGTCATGTAACGCTAGCATTCAGCGGTGGAACCGGTCCTTATATGGTGAACTTCAATGGCGCTGGTTTCTTGGCACAAACTTCTCCAATCGCTTATACAGATCTTACCGCCGGTACGTACTCTTGGGTAGTTAAAGATGCCAACGGATGTATACAATCAGGTTCAAAAGTGATTCGACAACCTAGTGCAGTTGTTGTGACAGATGCCCATACTGATGTGAAATGTAACGGAGGAACTGATGGTTCCGTAACCGTAACATTCAGCGGTGGAGTAAGCGGTTATATGGTGAACTTCAATGGCGCAGGATTCGTAGCTCAAACCTCTCCAAAAGTGTATACAGGTCTTGCAGCCGGTACATATACTTGGATAGTTCAAGATGCGTATGGATGTGAACAATCTGGTTCTGAAACTATTGCACAACCAAGTATCTTGGTAGCAACAGATGCTCATACTGATGTGAAATGTAACGGAGGAACTGATGGTTCCGTAACCGTAACATTCTCAGGTGGAACAGCTCCTTATATGGTGAACTTCAATGGCGCAGGCTACTTGGCTCAAACTTCTCCAAAAGCGTACACAGGTCTTACCGCCGGTACGTATACTTGGATTGTAAAAGATGCCAACGGATGTACTATGCAAGGTTCAGAAACTATTGCACAACCAACTATTTTGGTAGCAACAGATGCCCATTCTGATGTGAAATGTAACGGAGGAACTGATGGTTCCGTAACCGTGACATTCAGCGGAGGAACAAGTCCTTATATGGTGAACTTCAACGGTGCAGGCTACTTGGCTCAAACCTCTCCAAAATCGTACACAGGTCTTACCGCCGGTACGTACACTTGGATTGTTAAAGATGCCAACGGATGTATTATGGAAGGTTCAGAAACTATTGCACAACCAACTATTTTGGTAGCAACAGATGGACATTCTGATGTGAAATGTAACGGTGGAACTGATGGTTCAGTTACCGTAACATTCAGCGGAGGAACAAGTCCTTATATGGTGAACTTCAACGGTGCAGGCTACTTGGCTCAAACCTCTCCAAAATCGTACACAGGTCTTACCGCCGGTACGTACACTTGGATTGTTAAAGATGCCAACGGATGTATTATGCAAGGTTCCGAAACTATTGCACAACCGACTATTTTGGTAGCAACAGATGGACATTCTGATGTTAAATGTAACGGAGGAACTGATGGTTCCGTAACCGTAACATTCAGCGGAGGAACAAGTCCTTATATGGTGAACTTCAACGGTGCAGGCTACTTGGCTCAAACCTCTCCAAAATCGTATACAGGTCTTACCGCCGGTACGTACACTTGGATTGTTAAAGATGCCAACGGATGTATCATGCAAGGTTCAGAAACTATTGCACAACCAACTATTTTGGTAGCAACAGATGGACATTCTGATGTGAAATGTAACGGTGGAACTGATGGTTCAGTTACCGTAACATTCAGCGGAGGAACAAGTCCTTATATGGTGAACTTCAACGGTGCAGGCTACTTGGCTCAAACTTCTCCAAAATCGTACACAGGTCTTACAGCCGGTACGTACACTTGGATTGTTAAAGATGCCAACGGATGTATAATGGAAGGTTCCGAAACTATTGCACAACCGACTATTTTGGTAGCAACAGATGGACATTCTGATGTGAAATGTAACGGAGGAACTGATGGTTCAGTAACCGTAACATTCAGCGGAGGAACAAGTCCTTATATGGTGAACTTTAATGGTGCAGGCTACTTGGCTCAAACCTCTCCAAAATCGTACACAGGTCTTACAGCCGGTACATATACTTGGATTGTTAAAGATGCCAACGGATGTATTATGCAAGGTTCCGAAACTATTGCACAACCAACTATTTTGGTAGCGACAGATGGACATTCTGATGTGAAATGTAACGGAGGAACTGATGGTTCAGTAACCGTAACATTCAGCGGAGGAACAAGTCCTTATATGGTGAACTTCAACGGTGCAGGCTACTTGGCTCAAACCTCTCCAAAATCGTACACAGGTCTTACCGCCGGTACCTACACTTGGATTGTAAAAGATGCCAACGGATGTATTATGCAAGGTTCCGAAACTATTGCACAACCAACTATTTTGGTAGCAACAGATGGACATTCTGATGTGAAATGTAACGGAGGAACTGATGGTTCAGTAACCGTAACATTCAGCGGAGGAACAAGTCCTTATATGGTGAACTTTAATGGTGCAGGCTACTTGGCTCAAACTTCTCCAAAATCGTACACAGGTCTTACCGCCGGTACGTACACTTGGATTGTTAAAGATGCCAACGGATGTATAATGGAAGGTTCAGAAACTATTGCACAACCAACTATTTTGGTAGCAACAGACGCACATTCTGATGTGAAATGTAACGGAGGAACTGATGGTTCCGTAACCGTAACATTCAGCGGAGGAACAAGTCCTTATATGGTGAACTTCAACGGCGGCGGCTACTTGGCTCAAACCTCTCCAAAATCGTATACAGGTCTTACCGCCGGTACGTATACTTGGATTGTTAAAGATGCTAACGGATGTATAATGCAAGGTTCAGAAACTATTGCACAACCAGCATTGCTTGTGGCTAATGTTACTCCAATAAATCCTAAATGTTGTTATGATCCTGACGGTTCAATAACCATTTCTGCTACTGGAGGTACAGGAACACTGATGTATTCCATCAATAATGGAACAACTTACCAAGCCTCTAATGTATTTAGCGGATTACTTGCTGGAACATATAACTGGGTGGTGAAAGATGCTAATAATTGCATCTTGAGAGGTACGGTTACTTTAACCAATCCTCCATTGATTGTCGCATCATCAATTCTTGTGAATCCTAAATGCAATGGAGGAACAGACGGTTCGATTACGATTATCGCTTCAGGCGGTACTGGTACATTAACGTACTCCATTGATCAAGGTCTTACTTATCAATCATCCAATGTGTTTACAGGCCTTGCGGCAGGAGAATACAAATGGAGAGTGAAAGATGCCAATGGCTGCTTATTGAAAGGTACGTTTATCTTGACCACTCCACCAGCGGTGACAGTAACAGCAACTCTTGTGAATCCTAAATGTAATGGAGGAACTGACGGTTCGATTACTGTTAATGCTACGGGAGGAAATGCTCCTTTGATGTACTCTCTAAATGATGGTGCTACTTTCCAATCGTCTAATGTGTTTACTGCTTTAGCAGCTGGACAATATCAATGGGCGGTAAAAGAATCAAATGGATGTGTTACAAAAGGAACTGTTAATCTTAGCAATCCTGCATTAATAGTTGCGTCAGCAACACCTACAAATCCTAAATGTACTGGAGGAGCCGATGGTTCATTCACAATTACAGCTTCAGGAGGTACAGGTATACTAACGTACTCTAAAGATGACGGATTAACTTACCAATCATCAAACATATTTAGCGGACTTGCTGCGGGAGTTTATGATTGGGCGGTGAAAGATGCTAACGGATGTATTTTGAAAGGATCAGTTACTTTAGTTAATCCACAATTAATTGCAGTGTCTGTATCTGCTGTAAACCCTTCTTGCTGTGTAGCATTGAAAGATGGTTCAATTACATTAAACGCAACGGGCGGAACAGGTTTATTGATGTATTCAATTGATAATGGAAGTACATTCCAAACATCAAACTTCTTTGCTACCTTAACTGCAGGAGTCTACAATTGGATAGTGAAAGATGCTAATAATTGTCAAATCACTGGAATCGTTACTTTACGTATCCCAAGTGATCCACTAGCGCGACCAGCTGCTAAAACTACAGCAGACTTTACAGCATATCCAGTTCCTTTTAAAGATGTTCTTACAATCAGATACGATTTTGATTACATCTCTGATGTGAAAATAGAAATGTTTGACGCACTAGGAAGAGTGATACTTACTAAATTGGACACAAATAGTTACTATAATAAAGAAATCATGTTAATACCTAGCTCTACCATTGAGCAGGAACAGGTTTATATTGTGAAAGTGACTACTGACAAAGGATACGCCACTAAAAAAGTGATGTCTGGAAAATAG